The Solea senegalensis isolate Sse05_10M linkage group LG4, IFAPA_SoseM_1, whole genome shotgun sequence genome includes a region encoding these proteins:
- the LOC122768096 gene encoding macrophage-stimulating protein receptor-like isoform X1, with protein MVHCTVLWGTCAWLPTVLTMAVASCPSLALSPVNYSVVYTMPFFQAQGHIQNIVNNSYYQEVYVASKNVIEAVNRSLEKVWELRTGPVGSPQCQICHLCDIDKDPKFLEDTNNQILLLDTLFMYLYSCGSSQYGVCYFHQLNPNKEPPSLSKCLFRRDSNSAAYCPDCVASPLGTKVTMVEEGQTVYFFVATTVNDSVTQRYGRKSLSVRRPLATEDGFYSDVRGLTVLPGLRRTYHIKYIYSFFTQEFVYFLSVQRESPDQDSSPFQTRLGRLPRNEWEMKRYREVILECRFEPKRRRRNVASEPYKDVVYNVIQAAHFGKAGRELAEELGAEEEDEILYGVFAVTGDSGVTEHDSALCAFPMDNVNKAIVDGVDDCCESGPEQLSRGLCHFQSCESCPHESMENNATCRDHPTMVSKPYYRVDLFNRQMTDVLLTSLLVTTIENKTVAHIGTSTGRLLQLVLTRSSPIIFANYSLEENQRVSSIAAVYSSEYLLFVVGDKMIQVPQRGPGCQHFLTCAMCLTAPKFMGCGWCSGTCSWESECHSRWRNESCPPGIAGFFPRTAPPDGQTELTVCGWEFQSPLRPTITSRTHLVRLGQTVCTVQPVKSNNTHLVCKIRSGATELSKPVKITVEVNEGKMEGRYFIEGKADMPGFKFVIPNITEIQPNYGPRVGGTLITVTGPHLNAGKSRKVTLNDMPCPIKRVTKPKGNVSSIICQSQPISEVRDVPLSVFIDKSPVLTTKVFYYKENPKITAVMPDCSFERCLNCRGSKIVIEGQNLDSVYRTIIRFKPNESHLKPVTRECIGKSFPTRMECVTPVFPRDETEKGELSFDMDGAVALWNKEFSYHPYGKPIPFETEGRVLSLYPGFDEVSLHHQKLNLVSSCMAIIMTVAGVDCDAKVLDNEITCRIPKNMTIPREGLPVKISINGQVHNVGTVVRVSNHYMVGIILGILAALVAGAVLAFIVMKHLRKKKKASMVETRLSHSANRSGLNNVDVSPAGDYRRVSLSPSYSVGSGQMVFPRPAYAAGSIDATVIPLVPPEKISISSFRPELLEEVKDVLIPAEMLIVQHHRIIGKGHFGTVYHGYFTDQSNRDIHCAVKSLNRITDVEEVEQFLKEGIIMKGFHHSNVLSLLGILLPQEGLPLVVLPYMKHGDLRHFIRCEKRNPTVKDLIGFGLQVAKGMEYLAQKKFVHRDLAARNCMLDESYTVKVADFGMARDVFDKEYYSVQDHRKAKLPVKWMSIESLQTQKFTSKSDVWSFGVLMWEMLTRGASPYPEVDPYDITHYLLKGRRLPQPQYCPDPLYSIMLQCWDPDSELRPSFATLVSSISTILSGLEGEHYISLNVTYVNLDQPRPYPALTESADEYDSIDVLDSGSFSP; from the exons ATGGTACACTGTACCGTGCTGTGGGGGACATGTGCATGGCTCCCGACTGTGTTGACCATGGCTGTGGCCAGCTGTCCCTCACTGGCCCTGAGTCCTGTCAACTATTCTGTGGTTTACACCATGCCCTTCTTCCAGGCCCAAGGCCACATCCAGAACATTGTCAACAACTCATATTACCAGGAGGTGTATGTAGCATCTAAGAACGTGATAGAAGCTGTGAACAGAAGCTTGGAGAAGGTGTGGGAGCTGCGCACTGGGCCAGTTGGAAGCCCGCAGTGTCAGATATGTCATTTATGTGACATTGACAAGGACCCTAAATTcctggaggacacaaacaatCAGATATTGTTGTTGGATAcactatttatgtatttatattcatgTGGAAGCTCTCAGTATGGCGTATGCTACTTCCACCAACTTAACCCAAACAAAGAGCCGCCTTCTCTTTCTAAGTGTTTGTTCCGGAGGGATTCAAACTCTGCTGCCTACTGTCCTGACTGTGTGGCCAGTCCTCTTGGAACTAAAGTCACCATGGTTGAAGAAGGTCAAACTGTCTACTTCTTTGTTGCAACGACTGTAAATGACAGTGTTACCCAGCGTTACGGCAGGAAGTCTCTGTCGGTCCGTCGGCCGCTGGCCACTGAAGACGGTTTCTACAGTGACGTGCGAGGCCTCACGGTCCTTCCTGGTCTTCGGAGAACGTACCATATTAAATACATCTACAGCTTTTTCACGCAGGAGTTCGTCTACTTCCTTTCTGTCCAAAGAGAGAGCCCTGATCAGGACTCGTCTCCATTCCAGACTCGCCTGGGCCGTCTCCCTCGGAATGAATGGGAGATGAAGAGGTATCGCGAGGTGATCCTGGAGTGTCGCTTTGAACCGAAGCGTCGCAGGAGAAATGTGGCCAGTGAGCCTTATAAGGACGTTGTGTACAACGTGATCCAGGCTGCTCATTTTGGAAAAGCAGGCCGGGAGCTGGCAGAGGAGTTAGgtgcagaggaagaggacgagaTCCTTTACGGGGTTTTTGCAGTGACTGGTGACAGTGGGGTCACAGAGCATGACTCAGCACTGTGCGCCTTCCCAATGGACAATGTGAACAAAGCAATCGTGGATGGGGTCGATGACTGCTGTGAATCTGGACCAGAGCAGCTCTCCAGAGGACTCTGCCATTTCCAGTCCTGTGAGAGCTGTCCACATGAG AGCATGGAGAACAATGCCACATGCAGAGACCATCCCACCATGGTGTCGAAGCCCTACTACAGAGTCGACCTCTTCAACAGACAGATGACAGATGTGCTGCTCACCTCTCTGCTGGTCACGACGATAGAGAACAAGACTGTGGCACATATTGGCACTTCAACTGGACGCCTGCTACAA CTGGTGTTGACCAGATCCAGTCCTATTATTTTTGCCAATTATTCTTTGGAGGAGAACCAGAGAGTCTCATCCATCGCTGCTGTTTACTCCTCTGAGTATCTTCTGTTTGTGGTTGGAGATAAG ATGATTCAGGTGCCACAGAGAGGACCAGGCTGCCAACACTTCCTGACCTGTGCCATGTGTCTAACAGCTCCTAAGTTCATGGGCTGTGGCTGGTGCTCTGGCACCTGCTCCTGGGAGAGTGAATGTCATAGTCGCTGGAGGAACGAGTCCTGTCCTCCTGGAATTGCTGGG TTCTTCCCACGGACTGCTCCTCCTGACGGTCAAACAGAGCTCACAGTGTGTGGATGGGAGTTCCAGTCGCCTTTAAGACCCACCATCACCTCCAGGACACACCTGGTGCGACTGGGACAGACCGTGTGTACTGTGCAGCCGGTcaaaagcaacaacacaca CTTGGTGTGTAAGATTCGCTCTGGGGCCACTGAACTGTCCAAACCAGTCAAAATTACTGTGGAAGTGAatgagggcaagatggagggaCGCTACTTCATTGAAGGGAAAGCGGATATGCCAGGGTTCAAATTTGTG ATTCCAAACATCACAGAAATCCAACCCAACTATGGGCCTCGTGTCGGGGGCACACTCATCACAGTGACTGGGCCTCACTTGAATGCTGGGAAGAGCAGAAAAGTCACTCTCAACGACATGCCCTGTCCAATCAAGAG AGTCACAAAGCCCAAAGGAAATGTGTCGTCCATCATCTGTCAGTCCCAGCCCATCTCAGAGGTGAGGGACGTCCCTCTGAGTGTCTTCATTGACAAGTCTCCTGTCCTCACCACAAAGGTGTTTTACTACAAAGAAAATCCGAAGATTACAGCTGTGATGCCTGACTGCAGCTTTGAGAG GTGTCTCAACTGTAGAGGATCAAAGATTGTGATTGAAGGGCAGAACCTGGATTCTGTGTATCGCACCATCATCCGCTTTAAGCCCAATGAGAGCCACCTGAAGCCTGTGACCAGG gaATGCATAGGAAAGTCCTTCCCTACAAGGATGGAGTGTGTCACCCCAGTGTTCCCCAGGGATGAGACAGAGAAGGGGGAGCTTTCTTTTGACATGGATGGTGCAGTGGCTTTGTGGAACAAAGAGTTCTCCTATCACCCATACGGCAAGCCCATCCCATTTGAAACAGAGGGGCGTGTTCTTAGTTTGTACCCTGGCTTTGATGAAGTGTCACTGCAT CACCAGAAGCTCAACCTGGTGAGCTCCTGCATGGCCATCATCATGACAGTGGCAGGTGTCGACTGTGATGCTAAAGTCCTGGATAATGAGATTACATGCAGGATTCCTAAAAACATGACCATCCCCAGAGAGGGGCTTCCAGTCAAG ATCTCCATCAATGGCCAAGTCCACAATGTTGGTACAGTGGTGAGAGTGAGTAACCACTACATGGTGGGGATTATTCTGGGGATCCTGGCGGCTCTGGTTGCTGGAGCAGTGCTGGCTTTCATTGTAATGAAACacctgaggaagaagaagaaag CCTCCATGGTAGAGACCCGTTTGTCCCACAGTGCCAACCGCTCTGGACTAAATAATGTGGATGTGTCTCCTGCTGGTGACTACAGGAGAG TATCCCTGAGTCCTTCCTACTCTGTGGGCAGTGGTCAGATGGTGTTCCCCAGGCCTGCATATGCTGCAGGCAGCATAGATGCTACGGTCATTCCCCTCGTACCTCCAGAAAAAATATCCATCTCAAGTTTTAGACcagagctgctggaggaggtgaaggatgTTCTTATTCCTGCGGAGATGCTTATTGTGCAGCATCATCGCATCATAGGGAAAG GTCATTTTGGCACCGTGTATCACGGCTACTTCACGGACCAGAGCAACAGAGACATCCACTGTGCTGTCAAGTCTCTCAACA gaattacagatgtggaggaggtggagcagtttctgaaagAAGGTATCATCATGAAGGGTTTCCACCACAGCAACGTGCTCTCTCTGCTGGGCATCCTGCTGCCACAGGAAGGGCTCCCTCTAGTGGTGCTGCCTTACATGAAGCACGGGGACCTGCGGCACTTTATCCGCTGCGAGAAGAGG AACCCTACTGTAAAGGATCTGATCGGCTTTGGGCTTCAAGTTGCAAAGGGGATGGAGTACTTGGCCCAGAAGAAGTTCGTACACAGAGATCTTGCAGCACGCAACTGCAT GCTGGACGAGTCGTACACAGTGAAGGTGGCCGACTTTGGGATGGCCAGAGATGTATTTGATAAGGAGTATTACAGTGTTCAGGACCACAGGAAGGCTAAGCTACCTGTCAAATGGATGTCCATTGAGAGTCTGCAGACGCAGAAATTCACCTCAAAGTCAGATGTG